The window GTTCGGTGGCGGAGGCCCGCGCGAAGGGGAAGGCGCGGATGGAGGGCAAGGACTACGTCATGCAGGACGGGGACGTGGTGGAGTTCCGCTTCAACGTGTGAGCAGCTCAGAAGGGCCGGTCTCGGGAGAGGCCGGCCCTTCGGCATTCCCGTGCTCGGTCGGTGCCGACGTCTCCGGCGCTCAGGCGGGGAAGACGTGGTCGTGGGTGACGTGGCGGGATCGCAGGAGCAGTTCGTCGTCCTCGCCGCGGACCAGGACGTCGTGGACGACGCAGCTCGGGCCGAACTCGGGCTCCTTGACGTCGGCGTGGACGGTGAGGACCAGGCAGTAGCTCGTCGCCGTGATCGAGCCGTCGGCCGCCTCGCTCAGCGCCACGTGGTTGAACCAGTGCCGACGCTGGATCTTGCTCGCGTCGAACTTGCGGTGGAAGTCCTCCAGGACGGCGATGATCCCGGCACGGGTATGGGCGGCGGGCAGCGACGGGGAGTGCTTGAACTCGCCGTCCTCGGTGAAGGTCGCGGCGTAGCCGGCGAAGTCGCGGCCGTCCAGCTTCTGCATCTGGTGGCCGTAGAACGACAGGACCTCGGCGTACAGGCCGGTGGGAAGCGCTGTGATGGTCATGCGGCCACGGTCGCCCCGTGGCCTCGAAGTCCGCTCGAGCCGGGTTCGAGTTGGCCCTGCCAGCCTCGACGTCATGAGCACCGTGACAGTGATCGGGGCGGGCACGATCGGCCTGGGATGGATCAATCTGTTCAGCGCCTGCGGGCTGACCGTACGGGTCAACAGCCGCAGGCCTGACGCCCGGCGCATCGTGCGCGAGGGGCTCGAACTGTTCTCCCCGGGCCGGGCGGACGAGCTGGCGGCGCGGATCGAGTTCGAGCCGGACGTCGGCAGGGCGGTGGCCGGAGCGGACCTCGTCTCCGAGAACGCCCCCGACGACCTGCCCCTCAAGCAGCGGCTGTTCGCCGAGATCGGCGAGGCCGCCCCACCCCACGCCCTCGTACTGTCCTCGACGTCGAAACTGCTCCCCGACGATCTGAGCCGGGACATGCCCGGACCGGGCAGGCTGGTCGTCGCCCATCCCTTCAACCCGCCGCACATCGTTCCGCTGGTCGAGGTGATCGGCGGGGAACGCACCGACCCGGCGGCCGTCGAAAGGGCGGTGGCCTTCCTCAAGTCGGTCGGGCGGACCCCCGTCGTGCTGCGCAGGGCGCTGCCGGGCTTCGCCGCCAACCGGCTGCAGTCCGCGCTGCTGCGCGAGAGCATCCACCTCGTCCTCGAAGGCGTGGTGACCGTCGAGGAGCTCGACCGCATCGTCACCGACTCGATCGGGCTGCGCTGGTCCACCATCGGACCGTTCCACGCGTTCCACCTGGGCGGCGGTCCGGGCGGCCTGCGCAAATGGCTCGAGCATCTCGGCAGCGGCCTCGAACAGGGCTGGCGTGGGCTCGGACAGCCCGCCCTCACCCCCGAGGCCGTCGAGACCGTGGTCGAGCAGACCGAAGCCGCCTACGGCGACCGGACCTATGCCGAGCTGGTCCGGGACCGTGACGACCGGCACCACGCCGTACTGGCCGCCCTGGGGCGGACCGGGCAGTCCCAGGAGGAGAAGAAGTGATGCGTGCCGTGCAGTTCGACCGGTACGGCGCCCCCGACGTGCTGTACGTCGCCGAGCGCCCGGTCCCCGAGCCCGGCCCCGGCCAGGTGCGAATCGCCGTCGAGGCGGTCAGTGTCGGCCATGCGCAGACCCAGATGCGGCGTGAGGTCTTCCCCGCGCCGATGTGGAAGCCCGTCTTCCCCGTCGTCCTCGGCGGCGACGTGGTCGGCAGGATCACCGCGGTGGGGCCCGACGTCGCGGGACTGAGCCCGGGGGACCGGGTCGGCGCCTTCACCCTCTACGGCGCCTACGCCGAGCAGGTCGTCGTCGACGCCGCCACCGTCGTACCCGTACCCGAGGAGCTGGACGCCGCCGAGGCCGCGGTCCTGCCGGGCACCGGACTGATCGCCCTCGGCATTCTGCGGACCGGGCGACTGAGCAAGGGCGAGACGGTGCTGGTGCACGCGGCGGCCGGCGGCGTGGGCCACATCGCGGTCCAGCTGGCCCGGGCAGCGGGGGCCGGCCAGATCATCGGCACCGCGGGCGAGGCCGGCAAGCGCGAGTTCGCCCGCACCGTGGGCGCCGACGCCGTCGTCGACCACCGTTCCCCGCACTGGGCCGAGGAGGTCCGGGAACTCACCGGCGGACGCGGGCCCGACCTGATCCTGGACGGCATCGGCGCCGAGGTCCTGCAGCAGGGCATCGGCCTGCTCGCCCCGGGCGGCCGGCTGGTGTTCTACGGCTCGTCCGGCGGCGAGCTGGAGATCCCGCGGGTGTCGGTGATGGACCTGATCGGCATCAAGTACGTCACCGCCTTCGCGCTGTCGGCCTGGCGGGGCGGCCGCCCGCACGAGTACGAGGCGGGCGTCGCCGAGCTCACCCGGCTGCTGGTCGACGGACAGGTGAAGTCCGCCGTGCACGCCCGACTGCCCCTGGAGCGGGCCGCCGAGGCGCACACCATCCTCGAGTCCAGGGCCCAGCTGGGCCGGGTCGTACTCATTCCCTGACCCGCCCTGACCCTTCTCTGACCTTCATTTCCGAGTTCGTATTCCAAGAGTCCGAAGGAGACCTTTCCATGACCTCATCGCGTCAACACGTGATACGTCTGACCACCGCGTCCGCCATCGCCCTGGGGGCCGTCATGAGCCTGGGCACCAGCGCGCATGCCGCGAACGTGGACGTGCCGTACGAGTGCCGCACCTGGGTGCAGGGCAACACGCATCCGGTCTACGACTACAAGCGCGGGTTCGATGTCACCGTGCCCGCCTCGGTCGAGGCGGGCAAGAAGTTCCAGGCCACGTACGACCCGGCCCCGATCACCGCCTTCGCCGAGTACAACAAGATAGTCAAGGACGTGCGGGTCGCCTACCGGATCCCGGAGGGCGCGAAGGTCAAGAAGCTGAAGCTCACCGGCGGCAGCGGCCTCGGCGACTCCGCTCTCAAGGTCAAGGTCGAGGGCGCGGACATCGTCGTCAGCGCGTCCGGCCCGATCGAGGGCGGTGTCGAGTTCGACCTGCCGACGCTGAAGGTCACCTACAAGGCGCCGAAGGACCCCGGTACGCTCAACTTCGTTCCGGGCGGCTCGAGTTACGAGCAGCCCGGCTTCTACTGGTACCGCTACCAGCCGATCCTGGACGAGTGGGGCCCCTTCGAGTGCTTCCCGGACCCGGCGAAGCCCCAGACCGTCCTGGCCAGCACACAGGTCGCGAAGTAACAGCAGCCGTCAAGCGAATGTGGAGAACGCATGCCTAAGGCCGTAGCCATCCACCAGTTCGGCGGGCCGGACGTACTGAGCCTCGTCGATGTGCCCGAGCCGGTGCCAGGGCCGGGCCAGGTGACGGTCCGGGTGCGGGCCGTCGGGGTCAACGGGTTCGACTGCCGGGTGCGTTCCGGCGGCATGCGGGGTCGTTATCCGGTCGAGTTCCCGCAGATCATCGGCAACGAGTTCGCCGGGGTCGTCGAGCGGACCGGGCCGGAGGTGACCGGGTTCGCGCCCGGCGACGAGGTGCTGGGGTTCGCCGTCATGCAGTCCGGCACCGAGCTCCTCGCCGTCGGCGCGGACCAGATCACCGCCAAGCCGCCGGAGCTGTCGTGGGAGGTCGCGGGGTCCCTGTCGGCCGTCGGGCAGACCGCGGACATCGCCCTGGACGCACTGCGCGTCGGCCAGGGGGACACCGTGCTCGTGCACGCCGCGGCCGGCGGCGTCGGCAGCCTCGCCGTCCAGCTCGTCAGGGAGCGGGGCGGCACGGCGATCGGCAGCGCCGGCGAGCACAACCACGAGTTCCTGCGCTCGCTGGGCGCGCTGCCCGTCGCCTACGGGCCGGGCTTCGCCGACCGGGTGCGCGCCCTGGCCCCGGACGGCGTGGACGCGGCCCTCGACTGCCACGGCGGACCGGAGGCGCTCGCCGTGTCGCTCGAACTCGTCGCGGACCGGGCCAGGATCGCCACCATCGCCAACTTCCGCGCCGCGGCCCAGGAGGGCATCCTCATGCCGCAGGTGATGCGGTCCGCCGAGCGGCTCGCCGCCCTGGCCGCGCTCTGCGCCGAGGGCCGGCTGCGGCCGCACGTCGAGGCCGTCCTCCCCTTCGCCAAGGCGGCCGAGGCCCACCACCGGCTGGAGCAGGGCCATGTGCGCGGCAAGCTCGTCCTGGTGCCGGACCTGTGACATCGGCTCCCGCTCGACCGGGCGGCCCGACGCCGGGCGGCCCGGCGCACGAGGGGCATCCGCGGCGCTGGGCCGTTCTCGCGGTGCTGGTCCTGAGCCTGGTGAGCATCATCCTCGACAACACCGTGCTCAACGTGACGCTGCGCACCCTCACCGACCCGGAGCAGGGCCTCGGCGCCTCGCACAGCCAGGTCGAATGGGTGCTCAGCGCCTACACCCTGGCCTTCGCCGCGACGCTGTTCACCTGGGGTGTGCTCGGCGACCGGCTGGGCCGCAGGCGCGTACTCCTGCTGGGCCTCGGCCTGTTCGGACTCTCGTCCCTGGCCGGGGCCTACGCCGGGTCGCCGGAGCAGCTCATCGCCGCCCGCGCCTGCATGGGGGTGAGCGGCGCGGCGGTCCTGCCGAGCACCCTCGCCACCATCGCCGCCGTCTTCCCGATGCGCGAGCGCCCCAAGGCCCTCGGTATCTGGGCGGCTTCGGTCGGCTTCGCCCTCGGCATCGGACCGGTCACCGGCGGGCTGCTGCTCGCGCACTTCTGGTGGGGCTCGGTCTTCCTGATCAATGTGCCGATCGTGGCGGTCTGCCTGGTCGCGGTGGTGCTGCTGGTGCCCGAGACGCGGGGCGCCACGGGCAAGCGCGTCGACGCGGCCGGGCTGCTGCTCTCGATCGCCGGTCTCGTGTTCCTCGTCTACGGCATCATCGAGGCCGGCCGCACCGGCGGGGTCACCCAGCCCACGGTCTGGGGAACCGGCCTGGCGGGCTTCGGCCTGCTGGGTGTGTTCCTGTGGCATGAGCGCCGTACCGCGGAACCCTCGCTGGAGCTCGGCTTCTTCCGGCTGAAGGCCTTCTCCACCGCCGTCGCGGCCGTCGGCTTCGTCAGCTTCGCGATGATGGGGTTCCTCTTCTTCAGCGCCTTCTACCTGCAGAGCGTGCGCGGCTACACCCCGCTGCAGGCGGGGAGTTGCACCGTGGCGCTGGCCGTCGCGAACGTGGTCTGCGGACCCCTCAGCACGGTCCTGGTCCGCTCGGTCGGCGCCCGGAACGTGTGCGCGGCGGGCATGCTGGCCGTGACCGCCTCCCTCTCCGGAGTCGTCTTCGTGACCCAGCACGCTCCGCTCTGGCTGATCCTCGCCTTGTTCGCCGCACTGGGAGCAGGCGTAGCCTGCGTCATGCCGACCGCAGCCGTGTCCATCATGAACGCGATTCCACGCGAGAAGGCGGGCGTGGCCTCCGCGATGAACAACACCGTGCGCCAGCTGGGCGGCGCCCTGGGCGTCGCGGTGCTCGGTTCCCTCATGGGCGCCGCCTACCGCAGTGGCATCGAGGACGAGCTCGCCGTACTGCCGCCTTCCGCGCGGCACGAGGCCGGCGAGTCCCTGGACGCCACGCTGCTCGCTGCGACTCGGCTGGGGGAGAGCGGACTTGTCGGTCCCGCACGGCAGGCTTTCCTGGACGCCATGCATCTGGCCGCCGGGGCAGCTGCCGCGGCGGCCCTCGTGGGCGCCCTCGCCGTGCTCCGCTGGCTGCCCTCCACCGTCATGACTGCGAAGCCCGGGGCGGGTCCCGTGCCCGGCCGGGAGCATTCCGACCACACCAAGACCAAGGCCCAAGGAAGCTGACATGCCTTTTACTCCTGACGAGCTCGAGTACTACGCCTCCCAGAACCTCGGCCGGCTGGCCACCGTGGCGGCCGACGGCCAGCCCCAGGTCAACCCCGTCTCGTTCACGATCAACACCGAGACCGGCACGATCGACATCGGCGGGCACAACCTGACGGCCAGCAAGAAGTTCCGCAACGTCGGCAAGAACGACCAGGTCGCCTTCGTCGTCGACGATCTGATCTCCATGCAGCCGTGGAACGTACGCGGTATCGAAGTGCGCGGCCGGGCCGAGGCACTGACCGACGCCCAGCCGCCGCACCCGTACTTCGGCATCGCGATGATCCGTATCCACCCCAAGCGCATCATCACCTGGGGCCTCGGCGAAGACACCGCTCAGCGCGGCCGCAACGTCTGACCTAGGGGCCCAGGCCCCTTCGACTCCGCTTCGAGCGGACCTCGATGCCCTCTTGCCAGGGTGGAGCCCGTAGGACGGGCACACCACGGGGAGGGCCGGATGAGCACAGAAATCTTCCGCGAGGATTTCACCGGGGGACTGAAGACCGAGGGACCGGGCGCGCCATGGCGGCTGCGCCCGGTCGACGGTCTCCCCGAAGGAGACGGGGTGGTCCGCGGCGGCCCTGACGGCCTGAGGGTCGTGCCGAGCGCCGTACAACCCCGAACCAGGCGGCCGGCGTTCACCGAGCCGAAGCCGGGGCCGGACGGCGCCCCGCTCCATCTGCGCTGGGGGGCCTTCACCACCGGCGGCACCGCCTCCGCGCGCGGCGGGTTCACCGCGGTGCCGGGTGAACTGCTCTCGGTCACGGCCGAGATGGGACTGCGCGGCTTCGGCCTGCGCTCCCACCCGTACGACGACGTCGCCGAGGCGACCACGGACGCCCGGCTCGGCGCGGGCGGTCTGATCTCGGTCGACCTCGAGACCGGCATGATCTTCGACTTCTTCCTCACGCACGGCCGCCTCTACGCGGTCTACGAGCGGCTCGCGCTGCAACCGGACGCCGAGTTCGCGTCCTTCACCTACTGCGTCCCGGTCGCGGACCGCACCCCTGGCACGCTCCACCGGCTCGAGGTCGGTTACGACGCCGCGGCCGGCACCGTCCACTGGAAGGCCGACGGGCAGGAGGTGCTGTCCGTGGACCGGATCGGCTTCCGCGCGCTGGACGCGCGCTGGCTCCGGCGGGACAACGGCGGCCGGGAGGAGGCCGTACGGCCGCGCGGACTCGCCTTCGGCCTCGGGCTCTTCCTGGAGCGCTACTTCGGCCAGGGGGTGCGGCTGTCGGCCCGCCGGCTCTCGGTGTCCACCTCGCCCGCCGGTTCCCGCGACGCGTGACGACCGACTCGTGACGACGACCAACGAAAGGCACAGCCATGCCCGATGAGAACAAGCCCGTACTGGTCCTCGGCGCCACCGGCAAGCAAGGCGGCTCCGCGGCCCGGTACCTGCTGGAACGCGGCTGGACCGTGCGGGCCTTCGTCCGCGACCCGGGCGCACCCAAGGCCAAGGAGCTGCGCGAGCTGGGCGCCAGCCTGCACACCGGCGACCTCGAGGACGCCGAGTCGGTGCGCGCGGCGATGAAGGGCGCGTACGGCGTCTTCAGCATCCAGACGCCGATGACACCGGCGGGCGTGGAGGGCGAGGAGCGGCAGGGCAAGATCTGCGCCGACGCCGCTCGCGACCTCGGAATCCAGCACTACGTACACAGCTCGGTCGGCGGGGCGGAGCAGCCGGAGGGCGTGAACTGGCGGCTGTCCAAGCTCGCGATCGAGCAGCGGATCCAGGAGAACGAGCTCAACTTCACCTTCCTGCGGCCGTCGTACTTCATGGAGAACCTGAACCACGACATGTCGCCCCTCGTCATGGAGGACGGCGTGCTGACCTTCCGGCGGGGGCT of the Streptomyces sp. T12 genome contains:
- a CDS encoding DUF6081 family protein — protein: MSTEIFREDFTGGLKTEGPGAPWRLRPVDGLPEGDGVVRGGPDGLRVVPSAVQPRTRRPAFTEPKPGPDGAPLHLRWGAFTTGGTASARGGFTAVPGELLSVTAEMGLRGFGLRSHPYDDVAEATTDARLGAGGLISVDLETGMIFDFFLTHGRLYAVYERLALQPDAEFASFTYCVPVADRTPGTLHRLEVGYDAAAGTVHWKADGQEVLSVDRIGFRALDARWLRRDNGGREEAVRPRGLAFGLGLFLERYFGQGVRLSARRLSVSTSPAGSRDA
- a CDS encoding NmrA/HSCARG family protein — protein: MPDENKPVLVLGATGKQGGSAARYLLERGWTVRAFVRDPGAPKAKELRELGASLHTGDLEDAESVRAAMKGAYGVFSIQTPMTPAGVEGEERQGKICADAARDLGIQHYVHSSVGGAEQPEGVNWRLSKLAIEQRIQENELNFTFLRPSYFMENLNHDMSPLVMEDGVLTFRRGLGPTNTLQMISGPDIGYFAADAFDDPGTFGGAKIELAGDELTGEQIADAFGRHTGLPARFVSVPIPELHRTGFEWQAISYTWLNGIGYHADIPTLRARFPQMLTLDQWLAKTGWAPMDAA
- a CDS encoding PPOX class F420-dependent oxidoreductase produces the protein MPFTPDELEYYASQNLGRLATVAADGQPQVNPVSFTINTETGTIDIGGHNLTASKKFRNVGKNDQVAFVVDDLISMQPWNVRGIEVRGRAEALTDAQPPHPYFGIAMIRIHPKRIITWGLGEDTAQRGRNV
- a CDS encoding zinc-binding dehydrogenase; translation: MRAVQFDRYGAPDVLYVAERPVPEPGPGQVRIAVEAVSVGHAQTQMRREVFPAPMWKPVFPVVLGGDVVGRITAVGPDVAGLSPGDRVGAFTLYGAYAEQVVVDAATVVPVPEELDAAEAAVLPGTGLIALGILRTGRLSKGETVLVHAAAGGVGHIAVQLARAAGAGQIIGTAGEAGKREFARTVGADAVVDHRSPHWAEEVRELTGGRGPDLILDGIGAEVLQQGIGLLAPGGRLVFYGSSGGELEIPRVSVMDLIGIKYVTAFALSAWRGGRPHEYEAGVAELTRLLVDGQVKSAVHARLPLERAAEAHTILESRAQLGRVVLIP
- a CDS encoding MFS transporter, giving the protein MTSAPARPGGPTPGGPAHEGHPRRWAVLAVLVLSLVSIILDNTVLNVTLRTLTDPEQGLGASHSQVEWVLSAYTLAFAATLFTWGVLGDRLGRRRVLLLGLGLFGLSSLAGAYAGSPEQLIAARACMGVSGAAVLPSTLATIAAVFPMRERPKALGIWAASVGFALGIGPVTGGLLLAHFWWGSVFLINVPIVAVCLVAVVLLVPETRGATGKRVDAAGLLLSIAGLVFLVYGIIEAGRTGGVTQPTVWGTGLAGFGLLGVFLWHERRTAEPSLELGFFRLKAFSTAVAAVGFVSFAMMGFLFFSAFYLQSVRGYTPLQAGSCTVALAVANVVCGPLSTVLVRSVGARNVCAAGMLAVTASLSGVVFVTQHAPLWLILALFAALGAGVACVMPTAAVSIMNAIPREKAGVASAMNNTVRQLGGALGVAVLGSLMGAAYRSGIEDELAVLPPSARHEAGESLDATLLAATRLGESGLVGPARQAFLDAMHLAAGAAAAAALVGALAVLRWLPSTVMTAKPGAGPVPGREHSDHTKTKAQGS
- a CDS encoding 3-hydroxyacyl-CoA dehydrogenase NAD-binding domain-containing protein; the protein is MSTVTVIGAGTIGLGWINLFSACGLTVRVNSRRPDARRIVREGLELFSPGRADELAARIEFEPDVGRAVAGADLVSENAPDDLPLKQRLFAEIGEAAPPHALVLSSTSKLLPDDLSRDMPGPGRLVVAHPFNPPHIVPLVEVIGGERTDPAAVERAVAFLKSVGRTPVVLRRALPGFAANRLQSALLRESIHLVLEGVVTVEELDRIVTDSIGLRWSTIGPFHAFHLGGGPGGLRKWLEHLGSGLEQGWRGLGQPALTPEAVETVVEQTEAAYGDRTYAELVRDRDDRHHAVLAALGRTGQSQEEKK
- a CDS encoding NADP-dependent oxidoreductase encodes the protein MPKAVAIHQFGGPDVLSLVDVPEPVPGPGQVTVRVRAVGVNGFDCRVRSGGMRGRYPVEFPQIIGNEFAGVVERTGPEVTGFAPGDEVLGFAVMQSGTELLAVGADQITAKPPELSWEVAGSLSAVGQTADIALDALRVGQGDTVLVHAAAGGVGSLAVQLVRERGGTAIGSAGEHNHEFLRSLGALPVAYGPGFADRVRALAPDGVDAALDCHGGPEALAVSLELVADRARIATIANFRAAAQEGILMPQVMRSAERLAALAALCAEGRLRPHVEAVLPFAKAAEAHHRLEQGHVRGKLVLVPDL
- a CDS encoding nuclear transport factor 2 family protein, yielding MTITALPTGLYAEVLSFYGHQMQKLDGRDFAGYAATFTEDGEFKHSPSLPAAHTRAGIIAVLEDFHRKFDASKIQRRHWFNHVALSEAADGSITATSYCLVLTVHADVKEPEFGPSCVVHDVLVRGEDDELLLRSRHVTHDHVFPA